The sequence ctcgcaacaacttctcacacagttctttgcCACTCGCCTCACGCGCTCCTCGCGTCTACAGagctcgcgttattagggttacagctagcctgccTCTTGAGAACGGAGGCTGGCGTGCGTTGAAATCCCCTTCGAATCCCTGTCagttttctctacttccacactcTGTTTAAAGCTTTCTACAGGGCAAACTCGTACTGACACTgcgagagagagatgcacagccgtttgctcccccaggtgttaatcacttactctgggtttatcaataaacaaaagtgatttttattaagtataaaaagtaataacaggcagaacaaagtaagttaccaagcaaaataaaacaaaacacgcaagtctaagcctaataccttaagaaactgattacaggtcaATCTCACTCtcggagatgttccaataagcttctttcatagaagatcagggttggaagggacctcaggaggtcatctagtccaacccgctgctcaaagcaggaccaattccacAATTTTTTCATAGACTAGACTCCTTCATAGGCTGGTAcaatccttgttagttccagcaggcatcttaggtgaaaagcaggggCTCTCTCATGatcctttgtcctgctccactcGTTTTTATAGCTTCAGCACAAGGCGGGAagcttttgtctctctgggtcctcaccctcaatggaaaagtaccaggtttaagatggattccagtatcaggtgacatgggggagggatggctcagtggtttgagcattggcctgctaaatccagagttgtgagttcaatccttgagggggccatttagggaactggggtaaaaatgtctggggattggtacttgcaggtaaataaaccacttacaaccaattgtcctactCAAGGGGAGCCATCAAGACTCTACACCATCGTTAATGGCcaacactttgcataattacaatgaCCTCAAAGTTATCGTTCATATTCCTAGTTTTGGATACAAGACTGATccatgcatacaaacaggatgaacacactcaagtcgattataagctttgtaacgataccttacaggagaccttttgcatgaagcttCTTCCAGTTGCATCATATTAGCATATTTCCATCAAACATTATGGAGCGTAACGGCAGTCGTTTTTAAGGGAGGTGATACTTGGAGGGGACGCAAGATcagtcagactcctgaaagggcaTGGGTGGCGCGTCGTGCAGGGTGGCGATCGCTAAGCCTCCCCAAATCTCAGACcgccggggtggggggtgtcagtgGCAGATTACCACACAGGGCCCATGCCCAGGAACCCCAGCCAATATTTGGGGCTGCCGGGAAAATCTCCCCCCGccacagctccagggctgcagtgtGGGGGTGGAAAGGGGGGGCAGGGCATTATCTTCAAACAGCCCCCCCTTCATCTCCcatacccccccaaaaaagagagcCAACCCTGTATAGACCCTAATCACACCAAAGTGACCCAACATGACAACGGGTGCACAGTTATATCTTTGTGCTGGGGTAgaaaatggggaggtgggggggatcagtggggtgcaggagccatgggggagggtctctagggtgggggagggacggtAGGGGGAAGATGGAGAACGATAGGCCCAGGGGGAAGGAGCCAGACCATATTCAAAATGGCTtccatggggggggcagggggaaggtggatgacctttttcaaaatggctgccgTCATGTGGGGGCAACCATGGACCCAAGCAGGGGAAGGAGCCGGGTCTTATTCAAAATGGCTGCCAGTGTGTCTGCGGAATCAGTGGGGAAGTTGTTTGGAGTGAGGAGAGCACAGGGGGGAAAGGAGCGGGGCCTTTTCAAAATGGCTGTCATCTGCGGGGGGAACTGTGGGTCCACAGGAAAGGAGCCAGACCTTATTCAAAATGGCTGCTTATGAGGGGGACAGTTTGATGGGGGGGTATGTGGGAGGAACTGTGGGTCCAGAGGGGAAAGGAGCAGGGCcttttcaaaatggctgccattctgtggggctgcagggaaggagcCTGACCTTATTCAAAATGGCTGCCGCTGAGGGGGACAGTTTGGGGATGAAGGGCATCAAAGGAAGGAGAGGCCCATCAAAGTGGCCACCGGTTAATGGGTGAGGGTAGGGAGAAGAAGTTGGACAAAATTTAAAATGTCCGCCACTGTAGGGGGTTAGGGGCGTAAGGAGCTAGGCCTCATTCAAAATGGCCACCCGTGTGTGTGGGGGAACCCTGCAGTTTGTGGGGGCGAGGGTAGTAATCACTGAGGCTGGGGGAGCAAGGAGCCGGGCCTCATTCAAAATGGCTGCAGCCACACGGCAGCCATTTTGGAAAAACGAGTCAAAAGTGGATGGGCCCAAAACAGTCTCATTTGTGGCCATGTCCCGGGCTGTTGCCATAACAACCTGGATGTGGTTGGGGCGGGCCCTGACAGGTGTCTTTtctaccccccccccttttttttgcagGCTTCGGGTGGGCCTTGGTCTTCACGCCCTCCGTGGCCTCGGTGGCCCGTTACTTCAAGAAGCGCCGGACGTTCGCCACGGCCTTGGCCTTCACGGGCGTGGGCCTGTCCTCCTTCGCCTTCTCCCCGCTCTTTCAGTTCCTGGTGGACACCTACGCCTGGCGGGGGGCCCTCCTGGTGGTGGCCGGCATGTCCTTCAACCTGGTGGTGTGCGGAGCCCTCATCCGCCCCCTGACCCTCAAGGAGGACCTGGCCGGCCCCGGGGACCCCGGCGGGAGCTGCCTGGGGAAGCTTTCCACCCTCTTTGGCCTGCCTTTGCTGTCCCACTGGCCCTTCATGAGATTCGTCCTGGCCGTGACCTTGATCAACACCGGCTACTTCATTCCCTATGTCCACTTGGTGGCCCGAGCCCGGGAGCTGGGCTTCGACAAGCACCAGGCCGCCTTCCTCATGTCCGCGGTGGCCGTGGCCGACCTGTCTGGCCGCCTCCTCTCGGGTTGGCTGGCCGACTGCCGGGCTTTCCGCTTCGCCCACATCTTGGTGGCCTGGACCTCCCTGACTGGCATCTCCTTGGCGCTGGTGCCTCTGGGACGCGGCTACCCGTTGCTGATGGCCATCGGTGTCTGCTACGGGTTCTTCTCTGGGGCACTCACCCCCGTGGTCTTTTCCATCCTGCCGGAAATCGTGGGCATCGGGCGGATTTTCGGCTCGATGGGGCTGCTGCAGATGATGGAGAGCATCGGCGGGCTTCTGGGAGCGCCATTCTCTGGTAGATCGCCACTGGCTTCCTTCTCCTCCCGTTCAATTAATTGGAAAtgagctcctccctcccccccagtaaaTCAATCCCCAGCCCTACTCTTTTCCCCATAACCTTCAGTCATAGACTTGGTCCTTCTTGGAGCCAAGACTCCTGACCCCCACCCTGGTCATGGGACCAGTGGTTGACACGTGAACATCATCCTGCTTGGGATTAGCTGCCCTCCAACCCTGGAGATAGGCCCAGAGGTGGGGATAGAACCTAGCAGTCCTGACGCCTAgttccccctgctccaaccagctAGACCCCACAAGGTCCTTGTGACCTCATTCTGGGTCACCTTGGTTCTAGGTCACCCTAGGTTTTGATCTAAGTCACCCTGGGTTCTTATGGTGTTGTAGGTCACATCCATGTTCTAGGGAGCCCCGTGCTCTCTGGATGTTGTTCTAGATCCCACTTGGGTTTGCATGACATTCTAGGTCACTTCCATGTTCTAGGTAGCCCTGTGCTCTCTGGATGATCTAGATCACACTTGGCTCGTGTGCCATTCTCGATCACCTTCGTGTTCTAGGTTGCCCTGTGCTCTCTGGATGTTGTTCTAGATCACACTCGGCTCTTGTGCCAGTCTCGATCGCCTTCGTGTTCTAGGTTGCCCTACGTTCTCTGGCTGTTGTTCTAGCTCGCCCTGGTTTTTCCGGCTGTTGCTCTAGATGACTCGGTCTTTTCTCTGTTCCAGGTTGGCTGCGGGACGTGACTGGGAACTACACGGCCTCCTTCTTGGCAGCTGGGGCTTTCCTCTTGGCCGGGAGCTTGGTTTTGGTCACCCTACCCAACTTCTTCTCCTGTCTGGgctcctcctctcctgcctgcaCCCAGGCCTCTGGGGAACATTCCTCCCAGGACAGAGACTGTCTGGCCAGAAGCCAAGATCTCAGGGAGCCAGCGTGACTGCAAGGGGGTGCTGGCAGTGCCAGCCAGTGGCTGGGTGAAGGGCGGGGGGGATCAAGGAGGGACAGCTCCATCCCACCCCGCACAGCTCCGTTGGGACCCCTCAATCCATTATCACAGCCTGGGGCTTCTCCTGTCCCGGGGGTCCAATCCCCTGTTTGTATCCTCTGATCCCTGGAGCGAACGTCTTCACTGGGACCATAACCAGGTTCTGGAAGGGTTAATGCGGTAAATTCGAGCCTGGGGAGGGGTCCTGGGGTTTTGTCTgtcttcccaccaccaccaccctcttcAACATCTCGACCTAGAAGGATGTTCCTTCGCAGAAATAAACCACTTCACTACCACCCTTGCCCTCCTGGATTCTCCTCCGCTCCCTCCCACGGGCTCCGGCTCCAACCTCCCCCAGGCCTGCTGGAAGCCTAGGTCCATAATGCGGGGAGGACgctgaggaagggagggagggagaccccAGGAACGAGCAGAAATTGGATCAGAGCCTGAGTCTACTGCAAAGAACGTTTTATGAAGGGGAAGGGGGATCGGGCGGCTCCGTTCATTTGGGGAAATACAGCACTGACCCAGCGAGGGCAGGTGTATGCAAACAGGGAAGTAAAAGGCCCGATCCCGTAATCTCGTGGGCAGCaggcccctgcctcagtttccccacttgctGCTGGGAATGGCGGGCAGGAAACGGACACCCAGCTTTGCACCCCACTCCGGGGGCATGAGGGATGTCCCAGAGCCCAGAAATGCAGTTACCGATGTAAAAacgcctccccccccaccccagatttaTGGATTTTGTGCTGCTAGATGTGTAATTAGACGGGTGTGGCTGGGGAAGGGAACGGGGGGTCTCAGTGGGCATCGTTTACCCTCCAAAAGGTAGGATTTGGTGATTTAAAATGGTGGAGGGGTTTATATAGAGAAATGACGGTTTTGAGGGGGGACAAAATGGCGGTTTCGAGTGCCGCCTTTTCTGGAACAGAGctgcgttggggggggggggaattaaaacCAGACAATTCCTCTGGCAGGCGTCCAAGTTCATGGTCTCCTGACCAGCGCGGGAGAGGAAGGGGCCCAGGTGGACGTGACTAGCTTGGAAGCGGCCATAGTGCATGTGTCCCCCCCGGGGCTGGGTGGACCAAAGGTTGAAAGTGCCTCATGGAAGCAGAGCAGTGTGAAAGTTCATCTGAGTTTCGGCCGATTGAAATGAACAGGTCTCTTCAGGACGGGGCTGGAGGGAACCGGCAGGGAGGGTAAATATTAACGTCGCCGGAGGAGATGGACGATTAACAAGGGAGGTTTCTTCAAGGATTGGGCAAAACAGCTTGTGGTGGGTTTGCAGAGTTGCGCggggggggagaaaagggatTAATTCAAGTACAGGGCGGACCTGGTGatgatggaacccaggagtcctggcgtccagcccccctgctctagcccaccagcccccactcccttcccagagctggggcgagaacccaggagtcctggctcccagcccacctgctctaacccagcagcccccactcccctcccagagccagggagagaacccaggagtcctggctcccagcccccgctgctctaacccaccagcccccactcccctcccagagccggggagagaacctaggagtcctggctcccagcccccactctcctcccagagctggggagagaacccaggagtcctggctcccagccccatctgCTCTaatccaccagcccccacccccccatcccggAACCAGGAGGTCAGCGGTTCTGAGCACAAAGCAGACAGTCACTGACTTTGCTGGCAGAGCAGGAACCATCCTGTCCTATATGTAGTGTTTGGCCTGGGCTCACCCTGGGATCCTGGCACCTGTCCACTGGCCGGGAGATTGCACAGACCCTTTGCAATCCAGCCTTTCCCAGGCTGTTTGgaggcggccggttacccagggacccctcgcccggcgctgagatgcgcccacctctggggcggggcggccggttacccagggacccctcacccggtgctgagatgcagccacctctggggtggggcggcctgttacccggggacccctcgtccggcactgagatgcagccacctctggagtggggctggttACCCAGGGATCCCTCgcccggcactgagatgcagccacctctggggcgggacgGCTGGTTACCTGGGGACCCCTTGCCTGGcactgagatgcgcccacctctggggcggggcggcccgtTATACAGGGATACCTGAAAACAGCATGGaacccttttaaagacaccactgaaatgcatccccccccccccaatttaaaaaaaaaccacagcaaGAGGCACCAAAAACGCGCCGCCCTGGTTAAACAGCCAAGTAAGAGAAGCCGCGAGAGGCGAAAAGGCCTCCTTTAAAAAGTGCAGGTTAAATCCTagcgaggaaaatagaaaggagcctaAACTCTGGATTAAACACCCAATTAGGAAGGCCCAAAAGGGAATTTGAAGCACAGGGACCCAAAGCCTCAAAACGTAACAgcggaggctcccccagagtcctggctggttTTGTAGGGAGCAGATCCAGAGCATCGCCCCGGTGATTCCAcaacaactggtggcagcggtgggataaACCGCACCCCATGGTCGGCAcatcctgcagtaagtgactggggagcagtaaaacgaaggggggTTAGCGAGAGACGGgcgtgctgaaggctcagagaggtgcggttcCAGGAGGCGGAGGAGCCTACGGCTGGACCCCCGAGGAGGGCTGTTGATTcgccccagggccctgtggattgcagctgtctatagtgcttcttgtaacagctgcatgacagctacacctccctgggttacttccccagggcctcctccatactccttctttatcctcaccacaggaccttcctgctggtgtctgataacgcttgtactccccagtcctccagcagtacgtCTACTCAcgcccagctcctcacacgctcctcctcgcctgactggagtgagctcctttttaaacccaggggccctgattagcctgccttgattagCTGCAGgggatctaatcagcctggctgccttaattggttctagcaggttcctgattactctaccAGACTCcggtaccccactggtctggatcCGTCACAATGCGTAGACCATATTCCTAACGTCAGCTACCGAAATGATACCTGCATGCAAATTGGccaatcataacctttcccacgATCTCGCCCGTGATCTCTCCTGGGAAGCGAGACAAAGAGAAGGAGCAAGGTGGGTGTCGGAGGTCCGGTGGCCGGAAGCCGGGCAGCCTGCAGTTTGGGACTGGAAGAGGGGGAGGCCAGGGCGTCTGGACCGGGAttcccccccaagatggacttggcggaaagtcactgatttctgtgctcaCAAGTTCTGTCCTACGCTGGGTCCCTGTTGACCAATAAACCTTcggtgttactggctggctgagagtcacgtctggctgcggagttggggggcagggccctctggcttccccagaagCCCGGCCTgtgcagactcgctgtgggaagtgcacggcgTGGAAGTGGCTGCTggatgctccaaggtcagacccggGAAGGTGGAAGCTGtggaagcttcttgccctggagacagagaggaggctcccccagagtcctgcctggttTTGTAGGGAGCAGATCCAGAGCATCGCCCCGGTGATTCCacgacaactggtggcagcggtgggataaACTGCACCCCATGGTCGGCAcatcctgcagtaagtgactggggagcagtaaaacgaaggggggTTAGCGAGAGACGGgtgtgctgaaggctcagagaggtgcagttcCAGGAGGCGGATGAGCCTACGGCTGGATCCCCGAGGAGGGCTGTTGATTTTCCCCAGGGCCCGTGGCAAGCTGAGAAACCACAGGCCTGTGAGCCCGTGACCACTTGGGAACAGCGAGGAGATGGCCTATAACCATCTCCTTAAGAAGGACGTTGTAGAGCTGTGCAGAGGGAGACGGCTGGCTGATTGCTCGGCTGGCAGAGGAGGAGCGCGCCAAGGAGCCGGTTCCTGACCCAGCTGGGGCCACGAGAGAGGCTGGGAACTGCCAGGCAGCCCCAGGGCATATGCCAGTTCCCGAgcgagcagccaggcagctccgggATCCAcctccccggccagcaggggatcttCATGGTGGAGCCAAAACGGAAAGAGCCCAAGGACTGGGAGAGACAGAGGCAGCGTGAACGGGTGATGGCAGAGCCGAGAGGCAGCTGGGGTGAGTGGGGATGGACCCCGGGGCGAGCCTGCAGGGAACTCCGATATGAAATTGCTGCTCCGGTTTAAGGAAGGGGAGGACCTAGACGCCGGCCTCGCTGCCTTTGAGAAGGTCTGCAATGTGCTccaggttgaccctgcagacaggctccGGTATCTCACCCGCTTAGGCCATCGAGATGTTCAGCCAGATGGACGGGGCGGAAGCCGGGGACGACGCACCGTTCAAACAGGCCCCGTTGCTGGCGTTGGAGCCGCCAGGCACACAGGAACAAGGCTCTGGCGTACGCAGAAGACCCCGGGGATGATCTACCTGGAACCGGCCACGCTGATGGGGAAATATCCCGGACCCGGGAGGACGTGTTGGAGCGGATGGGACTGGAGCGCTGTCTCCCGACcggtgcgtgcctcagtttccccgagTGCTGCATCAATGCCTTGGTGGTGGGTGTGACGGGTTCCCCCCTCCGGAACTGCACAGCTGGCTGGCGAGTTTGCAGACAGCGGGTCGGGATATGGACTGGAATCCCAGGGGGCACAAAAGGGGGGGCCCCCAAAAAAGGGGGGCTCGGATAACCCCCTCCCGAGGGGGACCACCGAGCTGACCGACCGGCCCCTGGGGACCTGAGGTGCCATTACTGCGGCCGGAGATGGACCACAAGCTGAGGAGAAGCACACCGGAGCCCTCAAGGAGTTAACTGGGTGGGAACCCAGCCGGAGGAGGGGTAGGTGTGGCTGGCAGGTTCGCAATGACTAAGGAGGGAGGAATCTCCGAAGTCAGCTCCTGGAGGGGGCCGGACGCGCCGGTTTCAGGGCGCTCCGTCTACGGGGCGCCTGGGATGACGGTCCggggacacgggcgctgaggtgacactggcccggcccgaggtgatGGCCCCGACACCTACCTAGGTGTGTGCGCGACCCCGGTTAAGGTAACCAGGGTATGTCTGAAACGGGGGGGGGGGCCAAGGTGGGCCCCAAAGATGTGGGGGATGCACCATCAGTGGCCAACCGAGGTGCTGATGGAGGGTGACCTGGCGGATTGGCGACCGGAGCACCCTAGTCATCACCCATAGCCAGATCCAGCGAGGGGCACTCTGCCCtgacaccgggggggggggggatacccCGGCGGGAAGGGAGCCCCCGGGGACAGGACTCGACCGGATCGGGGCCTCGGACCCGGCCGGCGAGAGGGAGCCggtccccatcccttccccagctgctgaaTTCCAGGCCGAGCACACGGTGGGGCCCCTCGGCGGAGCGACCTGCTCCAGTGCTTGCGGGAGAAGTGTGGGGTCCGGCACACCCGGGCCTCGGCGTGCCACCCTCAGGCCaccgggctggtggagaggttcaagtggaccctaaagatgatgctaaaaacctTTACGGACCAGCCCCCGCAGGACGGGGGCAAGAATTTACCCCACCTGCTAGTCCCATGTAGGGAAGTGCCCCAGGAATCCGCAGGGGTCTCCCCGTTTGAGTCGCTGTGCGGGAGGAGAGTACGGGGACCCCCTGGACTTGgggtgacgaactgggaatgttcttaatgttctctctgaagactgtgtgggtgcctcagtttcccctatgcaggtCTTAAGGacctaggtggtgggataaggagGTGTGAATggtgcagaggaggggctggagagtttcagtttggagctggctggggaaagggagggagctccagggctggggtctcagctccctgccccccgagaTGGACCCGAccaagggggtcctgttgtctgtacctacaagctctggtttagtccgtgttcctgtcggctaataaaccttctgtgttaccggctggctgagagtcccgtcTGGCTGCGGAgttgaggggcagggccctgagaGGAGGGTTTAGCCTCAGTCCAGCACTTTCCCCAGGTCAATCCTTGTTCCTCGGGTGTTTTCAAGAGTCCCcttgggtggggagtcagtgaagaaccacgaGGAGGTCACgtccctgccttaaatagcttttgcctAGGAGGGGGGGAGCCCTTTGTTTCAAAGTTTGGTTCCCACGCAAGTCCATGGGAAAACTCTGGTATTTCAAGATGGAGTCCGGCCCCAGGTGACCTGATCACATGGCCAAGCAGCCGTGTCTGTAGCCTCCTCAGGAAGGGGGAGATTCGCTGCTTGGGGTGACccaatgtcccgattttatagggacagtcccgatttgtgggtctttttcttatatagggtcctatgacccgcccatcccctgtcccgatttttcacacttgccgccGGCTCACCCCATCACTGCTCCTGACACCTAttgtcaatattcctaacttcagatacaaaaacgaCCAATAGGATCAGCGTAGTCAGTAAATCACTGCCTTCCCTCACACGAACTGTCTCGCATCAGATACGTTATCGTAGAACCATAGAAGATttgggttggacgggacctcaggaggtatcttctagtccaacctcctgaaAGCAGGAtccatccccaactaaatcatcccagccagggcttcgtcaagccgggccttcaaaacccctaaggatggagattccaccacctccctagggaaccctaTGATTATGATGAAAAATACGGGGTGTAACGGGCCCTTTAAGGTCATCTCGCAGTGGCATGAAGTGGAACTGAGCGACCGAGGGGACCAGGGCAACATGACGGAGCCGTATTTTGACAGGGAGAATTTGGTCCTGGCCGCGTGCGGccagcaggaggagaaggggaaaatCCCCTGGTGGATTTACTCCCTGAGACGGAAGCCGGCCCCTCGCTGGACTCCAGGGCGTCTGGCCCAGGATTCCCCCAAAATGGACGTGGCTGAAaatcactgatttctgtgctaacaagttctgttcCCGGCGACTAATAAACCtcctgttttaccggctggctgagagtcacgtctggctGCGGACTTGTggggcagggccctctggctcCCTCAAAAGCGaagcctgggcggactcgctgcgGGAAGAGCCCGGTGTGGAAGGGGACGCTggatgctccgaggtcagacccaggaaggtgcaagcttcttgccctggtgtACAGTGCGATTCTGAAGTAATCAGTGTAATTAATCCATAATCTAAACATCAGGGAACAGAGGTGATCTCGGCAATTCCAGGCCGTTACGCCTAatttcagtaccgggcaaactgcaaagaaccGAATGATCAGACGCAGAGATGAACACGATTAGTTGGGGCAGAGTTAAGCtggtttttgtaaagaaaaatcacgcctcgccaatctactagaattctgtGAGGGGGTCGACAAGCCTGTgcacaagggggatccggtggatctagtgtacttagattttcagaaagcctctgacaaggttcctcgccaaaggctcttacgcaaagtaaacagccacgggataagagggaaggttttcTCACGGATCGGTGaccggttaaaagacaggaaacaaaggatcaggaataaatggccagttttcagagtggagagaggTACCTAGTGGTGTCTGTAGTGGGCCCGGTCCGACTGAACGGATCCagaaacgatctggaaaaaggggtgagcagtgaggtggcaacactggcagatgataccaaactactcaagatagttacgtccaaagctgactgcgaagagctacaaaaggatctcacaaaactgggtaacaaaAGAGCAGATGAGATCCCAGcgcccccctgttctaaccaccggcccccactcccctcccagagccggggagagaacccaggagtcctggatcccagccccccctgctctaatccaccagcccccactcccctcccagagccggggagagaacccaggagtcctggctcccagcccccctgctctgacccaccagcccccactccctcccagagctggggagagaacccaggagtcctggctcccagaccccctgctctgaccccccagcgcccactcccctcccagagccggggagag is a genomic window of Mauremys reevesii isolate NIE-2019 linkage group 14, ASM1616193v1, whole genome shotgun sequence containing:
- the LOC120381609 gene encoding monocarboxylate transporter 13-like isoform X1 encodes the protein MPVVHPEPPDGGWGWMVVLAAFFQSALVFGVIRSFGVFFMEFVGYFGELSARVSWITSIGIAVQQFASPVGSALSTQYGARPVVMAGGFLSGLGMIMASFATSLTHLYLSIGVLSGFGWALVFTPSVASVARYFKKRRTFATALAFTGVGLSSFAFSPLFQFLVDTYAWRGALLVVAGMSFNLVVCGALIRPLTLKEDLAGPGDPGGSCLGKLSTLFGLPLLSHWPFMRFVLAVTLINTGYFIPYVHLVARARELGFDKHQAAFLMSAVAVADLSGRLLSGWLADCRAFRFAHILVAWTSLTGISLALVPLGRGYPLLMAIGVCYGFFSGALTPVVFSILPEIVGIGRIFGSMGLLQMMESIGGLLGAPFSGWLRDVTGNYTASFLAAGAFLLAGSLVLVTLPNFFSCLGSSSPACTQASGEHSSQDRDCLARSQDLREPA
- the LOC120381609 gene encoding monocarboxylate transporter 13-like isoform X2 — translated: MPVVHPEPPDGGWGWMVVLAAFFQSALVFGVIRSFGVFFMEFVGYFGELSARVSWITSIGIAVQQFASFGWALVFTPSVASVARYFKKRRTFATALAFTGVGLSSFAFSPLFQFLVDTYAWRGALLVVAGMSFNLVVCGALIRPLTLKEDLAGPGDPGGSCLGKLSTLFGLPLLSHWPFMRFVLAVTLINTGYFIPYVHLVARARELGFDKHQAAFLMSAVAVADLSGRLLSGWLADCRAFRFAHILVAWTSLTGISLALVPLGRGYPLLMAIGVCYGFFSGALTPVVFSILPEIVGIGRIFGSMGLLQMMESIGGLLGAPFSGWLRDVTGNYTASFLAAGAFLLAGSLVLVTLPNFFSCLGSSSPACTQASGEHSSQDRDCLARSQDLREPA